The Lysobacterales bacterium nucleotide sequence CCGAGCGCAGCGCGCACTGGCTGTTGCTGGTCGACCCCGGCGGCCCGCGCGTGCTGCTGGAGCGCCGCCCCGAGCAGGGCCTGTGGGGCGGCCTGTGGTCGCTGCCGGAATTCCCCGACCGTCAGGCGCTGGACGGCGCCGTCGCCCTGCTCGGCCTGCGCCACGACCGGGCGACCCCGCTGCCGCCGGTGCGCCACCTGTTCACCCACTTCGCGCTGACTGCCCAGCCCTGGCAGGTCGAGGCGCCGGCATCCGCCATCGCGGAACCGGGACGGCAACGCTGGCTGGCCGGCGACGCGCTGGCCGACACCGGCCTGCCGCAGCCGGTGCGCAGGCTGCTGGTGGGCGTGCTGCGCTGAACCGGACCGGCACCAGGTGCCGGAAGACATGTCCACAGACGGCTCGGCGCCAAGGACCTGGGACCCACGCAGTCGCGTCCATCCCTGCGCAGGGGCGCGGAGCCGCCGCGCCGGCAATGGCCACGGCACCCGCACCCCCTACAATGTCGCCATGCGCACCGTGCACTGCGAAAAACTCGGCCAAGAACTGCCCGGTCTGGACTTCCCGCCCTGGCCCGGCGAACTGGGCCAGCGGATCTTCAACGGCATCAGCAAGGACGCCTGGAGCCAGTGGCTGGCCCACCAGACCATGCTGATCAACGAGAACCGCCTGTCGCCGCTGGACCGCTCGACGCGCACCTTCCTGGCCGCCGAGATGGAGAAGTTCCTGTTCGGCGAAGGCGCGCAGCCGCCGGCAGGCTACGTGCCGCCGACCGACTGAGCCTGCGTTCCGCTCAGCG carries:
- a CDS encoding oxidative damage protection protein, giving the protein MRTVHCEKLGQELPGLDFPPWPGELGQRIFNGISKDAWSQWLAHQTMLINENRLSPLDRSTRTFLAAEMEKFLFGEGAQPPAGYVPPTD